From one Paenibacillus terrae HPL-003 genomic stretch:
- a CDS encoding bactofilin family protein, which translates to MFKDSKKKLSAPATDTLLANGTSFEGTIEAEANIRIDGHFQGDIRSTRAVVIGESAVVRSDIIARDVILAGKVFGSITTEGRLTITPSGELYGKVAAAALVISEGGVLDGTSQMIRTEDTEPSASTDDSDLETQSGTRKDRDTSQAALQSETG; encoded by the coding sequence ATGTTCAAGGACTCCAAAAAAAAACTGTCTGCTCCTGCGACCGATACACTGCTGGCTAACGGCACCAGCTTTGAAGGTACGATTGAGGCTGAGGCCAATATTCGAATTGATGGCCATTTTCAGGGCGATATCCGCAGCACTCGCGCCGTCGTGATCGGGGAATCTGCTGTCGTGCGTTCGGATATCATCGCACGAGACGTCATCCTTGCCGGCAAGGTATTCGGCAGCATCACCACAGAGGGACGGCTGACGATCACGCCTTCGGGCGAACTGTACGGCAAGGTAGCCGCCGCCGCGCTGGTCATCTCCGAAGGCGGCGTACTGGACGGTACGAGTCAGATGATCCGAACGGAAGACACAGAACCGTCTGCTTCAACTGACGATTCTGATCTTGAAACACAATCCGGTACTCGCAAAGACAGGGATACCAGTCAAGCAGCCCTGCAATCAGAGACGGGATAA
- a CDS encoding M23 family metallopeptidase has product MKKGSLNRRMTLLVIRDAQQPPKQLQCSTAAVILVPTLVIASISTLVIGLQIRSSHIISQMETNLAVQSLQMEVTVADKDAAIGRLRREVMELTNQATSIRERLQRVTELEQQMQQFIRKYGKSSATSSNKASMTPLSWDASGYTGGELITVHENTAMLTRQAMDDFQEIESLLDTVERTVPRSIQQANAVQQNLEQKQAAQLLQTRRLELAEQGKPSAWPVSSRRMTSSFGYRSDPFTGKSAFHSGMDIAGQTGDPVYAAGAGTVLEAASSGARGKCIIIQHPDGLQSWYMHLSGMQVTPGDRVRKGQTIGLLGSTGRSTGPHLHFQIVKHSQPVDPLLYVQ; this is encoded by the coding sequence ATGAAAAAAGGAAGCCTAAATCGCCGGATGACCTTACTCGTCATTCGAGATGCACAGCAACCACCCAAGCAGCTACAATGCTCTACAGCCGCTGTCATTCTCGTCCCGACCCTTGTGATCGCGTCCATCTCTACACTCGTGATCGGGCTGCAAATCCGTTCTTCCCATATTATCTCCCAAATGGAAACGAATCTTGCTGTCCAGAGCTTGCAGATGGAGGTTACGGTAGCGGACAAGGATGCGGCAATCGGGCGACTGCGCCGCGAAGTCATGGAGCTGACGAATCAGGCCACCAGTATTCGCGAACGCCTCCAGCGTGTAACGGAACTGGAGCAGCAAATGCAGCAATTTATCCGTAAATACGGAAAGTCCTCTGCCACCAGTAGCAACAAAGCGTCCATGACCCCACTCTCCTGGGATGCCTCCGGCTATACCGGGGGCGAATTGATTACAGTACATGAAAATACAGCCATGCTTACTCGTCAAGCCATGGATGATTTTCAGGAAATCGAATCCCTGCTGGACACGGTAGAACGCACGGTTCCCCGCTCTATTCAGCAGGCGAACGCCGTACAGCAGAACCTTGAGCAGAAGCAAGCCGCACAGTTGCTCCAGACCCGCAGACTGGAGCTTGCCGAACAGGGCAAGCCTTCGGCCTGGCCTGTCAGTTCACGCCGGATGACCTCCAGCTTCGGCTATCGCAGCGATCCGTTTACGGGCAAGTCGGCTTTCCATTCGGGCATGGATATTGCCGGACAAACGGGTGATCCCGTCTATGCCGCAGGAGCGGGCACCGTGCTGGAGGCTGCCTCCAGCGGGGCGCGTGGCAAGTGTATTATCATCCAGCATCCTGACGGGCTTCAGAGCTGGTATATGCACCTGAGCGGTATGCAGGTGACTCCGGGAGATCGTGTCCGTAAAGGACAGACCATCGGCCTTCTGGGAAGTACGGGAAGAAGCACGGGGCCTCATCTTCATTTTCAGATCGTCAAGCATAGTCAGCCTGTCGATCCGTTACTGTATGTACAATAA
- the cls gene encoding cardiolipin synthase: MLWLLLVLIVFIFQTGTILLFEFRKPSKAVAWLFILFCFPLIGFVVYYFVAQDYKKRKMVRKGGSQLFREFRERLWSQSRVIENVEQMHNPHFKHQERLFNQLIRMSENPLTGCNRTRVLTNGKETFEAMLTAMERAQHHIHVEFYIFRADDIGTQFQEVMIRKAREGVKVRFVVDGVGSYNLPYSFIRACSEAGVEFHYFLPPFFATLDRRINYRNHRKIVVVDGLIGFVGGINVGDDYLGKYPKVGFWRDTHLQIEGDSVYFLQNAFLSDWKLASGERMMDENLFPPHTCEGDEEVQILSSGPDRVWDTIQEMCFGALAVAKKRIWITTPYFIPDPGIYQALKLAAVSGVDVRIIIPYQSDSKLVHLASLSYVQELLEAGVKFYQYRKGFIHAKVIIVDDLLGSVGTANMDMRSFFYNFELTAVLFARSALKHLSADFEEDLSNSSHIDLKVFRRRPRLQKTAEILARMLSPLL; this comes from the coding sequence ATGCTGTGGTTACTGTTGGTTTTAATTGTTTTTATCTTTCAGACCGGGACGATTTTGCTATTTGAATTTCGCAAGCCGTCCAAGGCGGTAGCCTGGCTATTTATTTTGTTCTGCTTCCCGCTCATTGGTTTTGTCGTGTACTACTTTGTTGCACAGGATTATAAGAAGCGCAAAATGGTGCGAAAAGGAGGTTCACAGCTGTTTCGTGAATTCCGCGAGCGTCTGTGGTCACAATCAAGGGTGATTGAGAATGTGGAACAAATGCATAATCCTCATTTCAAGCACCAGGAGCGTCTCTTTAACCAGCTAATCCGTATGTCGGAAAATCCGTTGACCGGCTGCAATCGCACACGTGTGCTAACGAATGGGAAGGAGACCTTCGAGGCGATGCTGACAGCGATGGAACGGGCGCAGCATCATATCCATGTGGAGTTTTATATATTTCGGGCGGACGACATCGGTACCCAGTTTCAGGAGGTCATGATCCGCAAGGCGCGTGAGGGTGTGAAAGTTCGATTCGTTGTGGACGGTGTGGGGAGCTACAATCTGCCCTATTCTTTTATTCGTGCCTGTAGTGAGGCAGGTGTAGAGTTTCATTATTTTCTGCCCCCGTTTTTCGCGACGCTGGATCGCCGGATTAACTACCGTAACCACCGTAAAATCGTAGTGGTGGACGGACTGATTGGGTTTGTTGGAGGAATCAATGTGGGCGACGATTACCTCGGTAAATACCCCAAGGTGGGATTTTGGCGGGATACGCATTTGCAGATTGAAGGAGATAGCGTCTATTTTCTGCAAAATGCTTTTTTGAGCGACTGGAAGCTGGCCTCCGGGGAACGGATGATGGATGAGAATTTATTTCCGCCCCATACCTGTGAAGGAGATGAGGAAGTACAGATTTTGAGCAGCGGTCCCGATCGGGTATGGGATACGATTCAGGAAATGTGCTTTGGTGCGCTGGCGGTTGCCAAGAAGCGAATCTGGATTACCACCCCGTATTTTATTCCTGATCCGGGGATTTATCAGGCGCTCAAGCTGGCGGCGGTCAGCGGCGTAGATGTGCGAATTATTATTCCATACCAATCGGATTCAAAGCTGGTGCATCTGGCGTCCCTGTCCTATGTGCAGGAGCTGCTGGAGGCGGGCGTGAAGTTCTATCAATACCGTAAAGGATTTATTCACGCTAAAGTCATCATTGTGGATGATTTGCTCGGCTCGGTCGGGACCGCCAATATGGACATGCGCAGCTTTTTCTATAATTTTGAGTTGACGGCTGTACTCTTTGCCCGGTCAGCGCTGAAACACCTTTCGGCCGATTTTGAAGAGGACCTGTCCAACTCCTCGCACATCGATTTAAAGGTGTTCCGCAGGCGACCACGATTACAGAAAACAGCTGAAATTCTGGCTCGCATGCTCTCTCCGCTCCTTTAA
- a CDS encoding YitT family protein, translating into MSVVSKEVQNLSEITDVTGELTKISKIPANPKNKAKRLFQRAAMIIFGAALMAVGLEIFLVPNGVIDGGVTGISIMASKITGYPLGIFLTLLNLPFLVIGYKQIGKTFALSTLFGIIVMSIGTALLHNVSALTPGEPLLGAIFGGVILGVGVGLVIRSGGSLDGTEIVAILVSEKTPFSVGEIVLFVNIFILGSAGFVFGWPNALYSMIAYYIAMKMIDITIEGLDQSKSVWIISEKYRDIGDALTDRLGRGVTYLEGEGGFTGESKKVIFVVITRLEEAKLKNIVEDWDPHAFVAIGNIHDVKGGRFKKKGIH; encoded by the coding sequence ATGAGTGTAGTGAGCAAGGAAGTCCAAAATCTGTCTGAGATCACAGATGTGACCGGAGAGTTGACCAAGATCAGCAAAATTCCAGCCAATCCTAAAAATAAAGCAAAACGCCTGTTTCAGCGTGCGGCCATGATTATTTTCGGTGCGGCGCTTATGGCAGTGGGCCTCGAAATATTCCTGGTTCCTAACGGCGTTATCGACGGTGGGGTCACAGGTATTTCCATTATGGCCTCCAAGATTACTGGCTACCCGCTCGGTATTTTCCTGACCCTGTTGAACCTTCCCTTTTTGGTTATCGGCTACAAGCAAATCGGTAAAACCTTCGCTTTATCCACATTATTCGGCATTATCGTAATGTCCATCGGAACCGCGTTACTTCACAATGTAAGTGCGTTGACCCCTGGCGAACCACTGCTCGGCGCTATCTTTGGCGGTGTCATTCTCGGCGTTGGGGTAGGACTCGTTATCCGGTCCGGCGGCTCGCTGGATGGAACAGAGATCGTAGCTATTCTCGTCAGTGAAAAAACTCCTTTTTCGGTCGGTGAGATCGTACTTTTCGTTAACATCTTCATTCTGGGCAGCGCAGGCTTTGTATTTGGTTGGCCGAATGCCCTGTACTCCATGATTGCTTATTATATTGCGATGAAAATGATTGATATTACCATCGAAGGTCTGGATCAGTCCAAATCGGTCTGGATTATTAGTGAAAAATACCGCGACATCGGGGATGCCCTGACAGACCGTCTTGGACGGGGCGTAACCTATCTGGAAGGTGAGGGCGGCTTTACAGGCGAAAGCAAGAAAGTCATTTTCGTCGTCATCACCCGTCTGGAAGAAGCGAAGCTGAAGAACATCGTTGAAGATTGGGACCCGCATGCCTTTGTGGCAATTGGTAACATTCATGATGTGAAGGGCGGACGCTTTAAGAAAAAAGGAATACACTAG
- the ligD gene encoding non-homologous end-joining DNA ligase: MGQAIKGIITIEGLEIPITNPDKPLWPEAGVTKAMYLRKLAVLAPFLLKYSHNRLLTVIRWPHGIHGDFFYQKNTPQPRPDYIETFLHDGIEYMVLGTLAQLLWLGNQAALEFHPSLHPVGSTLPCEWMIDLDPSREVEPRIMEAASIVGEVLASLGLESVPKTSGATGVQIIVPIRTGITFDELRSIGLLVGQFVTEKHPHLFTLERLKKDRGTAIYFDYLQHYKGKTLAAPYTPRARPGATVSTPLTWDEVRQNVSPLDYHLLNIEERLNQMGDLIAKVPPQPIEDVLKHMRAKTHSS; encoded by the coding sequence ATGGGACAAGCTATTAAAGGCATCATTACCATCGAAGGTCTGGAAATTCCTATCACCAACCCGGATAAACCTCTATGGCCCGAAGCTGGCGTCACTAAAGCGATGTATCTTCGAAAGCTTGCGGTGCTGGCCCCTTTTCTGCTCAAATATAGCCACAACCGTTTGCTGACCGTCATCCGTTGGCCACACGGCATTCACGGGGATTTTTTTTACCAGAAAAATACCCCGCAGCCTCGTCCGGACTATATCGAGACTTTCCTGCATGATGGCATTGAATATATGGTGCTCGGCACGCTGGCACAATTGTTATGGCTCGGTAATCAGGCGGCGCTGGAATTTCACCCATCGCTTCATCCAGTTGGAAGCACGCTGCCCTGTGAATGGATGATTGACCTTGATCCGTCCAGAGAAGTGGAGCCACGCATTATGGAAGCTGCATCCATCGTCGGTGAAGTACTGGCTTCGCTTGGTTTGGAATCCGTACCCAAAACGTCCGGGGCTACGGGTGTACAAATTATCGTCCCGATCCGCACAGGCATAACCTTCGACGAGCTTCGCAGCATCGGTCTGCTGGTGGGACAGTTCGTGACCGAAAAGCACCCGCACCTGTTCACGCTGGAACGGTTAAAAAAGGATCGGGGAACCGCTATCTATTTTGACTATTTGCAGCATTACAAAGGAAAAACTCTGGCCGCTCCCTATACCCCGCGGGCACGCCCTGGCGCTACGGTATCCACCCCACTGACATGGGACGAGGTACGACAAAACGTATCGCCGCTTGACTATCATTTGCTGAATATTGAAGAACGGCTAAATCAGATGGGCGACTTGATCGCCAAGGTCCCTCCCCAGCCCATCGAGGATGTTCTAAAGCATATGCGCGCCAAGACTCATTCATCCTGA
- a CDS encoding sulfotransferase family protein, which produces MIDKQGEGLVFLLSVPRSGSSLVTTILQNHSRLFATQEMWFLLSLYDLPQSQTRPYGGTGIIRQFFNGMVPPHVLEQASRSYALEIYNGLLEGTNANMVIDKSPRYYTVLEFIDRLFPAARRVWLIRNPLSIAASFKKVNQMRGERFHLLEELKSPHFNMKMTDITVGLFRYAHYFATPHPLAYPLVYEQLVANPAVEIGRLCDFLGVDYEPGIEKYGDFADTPKSSLFYSMGAGDPFVGEHEQTHLDSVHSWQHLLNKKEIELYCRSIGARMFTQLGYGEALEQAEQITGVRFEEEADVELLSRRKSQFLQQSGFEWKNAYRMLEKQDADNRGFIIKAGQHPVLQDSRQNDAVQVVNDRRLQSLENRLAHSYEERNRLIAQLQTYQRRNQRLRSRIPFARQLGRWASVALSGMEKEKGGKT; this is translated from the coding sequence TTGATTGATAAGCAAGGCGAGGGACTGGTTTTCCTGCTTAGTGTCCCCCGAAGTGGAAGCTCGCTAGTGACCACCATTTTGCAAAACCACTCCCGCTTGTTTGCCACGCAGGAAATGTGGTTCCTGCTCAGTCTGTATGATCTTCCCCAATCGCAAACACGTCCCTATGGAGGAACCGGAATCATCCGGCAATTTTTTAACGGTATGGTTCCTCCTCATGTATTGGAGCAGGCTTCCCGGTCGTATGCACTTGAAATCTATAACGGTCTGCTCGAAGGGACTAACGCAAATATGGTTATCGACAAATCCCCGCGTTACTATACGGTGCTGGAATTTATAGACCGCCTTTTCCCGGCAGCCCGCAGGGTGTGGCTTATCCGTAATCCTTTATCTATCGCTGCTTCATTCAAAAAAGTTAATCAGATGCGCGGCGAACGCTTTCATCTGTTGGAGGAGCTGAAGAGCCCGCATTTTAATATGAAAATGACGGATATTACGGTTGGTTTGTTCCGTTACGCACATTATTTTGCCACACCGCATCCGCTTGCATACCCGCTTGTATATGAACAACTTGTAGCTAATCCAGCGGTGGAGATCGGGAGGCTGTGCGATTTTCTGGGTGTCGATTATGAACCGGGCATAGAAAAATACGGGGATTTTGCGGATACGCCTAAATCCAGTTTGTTTTACAGCATGGGAGCGGGTGATCCGTTCGTGGGGGAGCATGAGCAGACCCATCTGGACTCGGTACATAGCTGGCAACATCTGCTGAACAAAAAGGAAATCGAGCTGTATTGCAGAAGCATCGGAGCTCGTATGTTTACACAACTTGGCTACGGGGAAGCACTGGAGCAGGCCGAGCAAATCACCGGGGTAAGGTTTGAAGAGGAAGCCGATGTGGAGCTACTAAGTCGGCGTAAGAGCCAGTTTCTCCAACAAAGCGGCTTTGAGTGGAAGAACGCTTATCGGATGCTGGAAAAGCAGGATGCGGATAACAGGGGATTTATAATAAAAGCAGGACAGCATCCTGTGCTTCAAGATTCTCGACAGAATGATGCTGTACAGGTTGTGAATGATAGACGGCTCCAATCGCTGGAAAACAGGCTGGCACATAGCTATGAAGAGCGGAATCGTCTGATCGCACAGCTCCAAACCTACCAACGCAGAAATCAACGACTCCGATCTCGTATCCCCTTTGCTCGTCAGCTGGGTCGCTGGGCGTCTGTAGCGTTATCGGGTATGGAAAAAGAAAAAGGGGGGAAAACGTGA
- a CDS encoding asparagine synthase-related protein, whose protein sequence is MSAIAGIYSFGHESVCTEEGGKMMQALRKYPADRVCAWCEGSIFLGCHAQHVTPESVHERLPFNDEERKLAITADAIIDNRSELFERLGVEQERRQDITDSELILLAYDKWTLDAARYLIGDFAFVIWDAGLHRLYGARDMAGSRTLYTYQHNRGFAFSTVVAPLLALSSLRKELHEPWLAEFLSIRAMQESVDIGSTAYKHIDQLPPAHWFTMEEGKSTIHKYASLDDVEPLRLKTGGEYVEAFREVFSQAVNARLRTHRAVGAALSGGLDSGAVASFAAPSLRLQQKPLHAYSYVPVQDFTDWTPSTLLANERAYIQSTARYVGNIHENYLDFEGKSPFSEMDIWLELMEAPYKYFENSFWIRGFYEKAQEQNVGVLLTGARGNFTISWGPALDYYARQLRRLHWLQSFQGLWQYSKLTGRRVSHLLPVMLKKATSLDSRSWLRGGNRSPVPSLIHPEFAKRMNVEDIPTLSGTGWMKNADQTRKEKFTNLAIANKNGMVATKLSLRYGLWERDPTGDSRVIRFCLSVPFEQYVQKGQDRALIRGATLDYLPDDVRLNQRVRGVQPADWLHRMLPCWETFMGELQLLCHDLHAAEFLNIDVIKTAMAKFRQPRPEQASDPNIRLLMHSLIVYRFIRGFN, encoded by the coding sequence GTGAGTGCGATTGCCGGAATATACAGCTTCGGGCATGAGTCTGTATGCACCGAAGAAGGCGGTAAAATGATGCAAGCTCTGCGAAAATATCCTGCCGACCGTGTATGCGCCTGGTGTGAGGGCTCCATATTTTTGGGCTGCCACGCCCAGCATGTGACACCGGAATCCGTCCATGAACGTCTTCCTTTCAATGACGAGGAACGGAAGCTGGCGATCACGGCGGATGCGATTATTGACAATCGTTCCGAACTGTTTGAACGGCTAGGGGTGGAACAGGAACGGCGGCAAGACATCACGGACAGCGAGTTGATTTTGCTGGCATACGACAAATGGACGCTCGACGCGGCTCGCTATCTGATAGGCGATTTTGCCTTTGTCATTTGGGATGCCGGGCTGCATAGGTTATATGGCGCTCGTGATATGGCAGGAAGCCGTACGCTGTATACATACCAGCATAACCGAGGGTTTGCGTTCAGTACAGTTGTAGCCCCTCTTCTGGCGCTGTCTTCCCTGCGAAAAGAACTGCATGAGCCGTGGCTGGCGGAATTTCTGTCCATCCGCGCCATGCAGGAATCCGTCGATATTGGGTCTACCGCTTATAAGCATATAGACCAGCTCCCGCCCGCCCATTGGTTCACCATGGAGGAGGGGAAGTCAACCATCCATAAATATGCTTCATTGGATGATGTGGAGCCGCTTCGACTCAAAACCGGCGGCGAGTACGTCGAGGCTTTTCGCGAGGTATTCTCACAGGCGGTGAATGCCAGATTGCGCACGCATCGCGCCGTGGGAGCGGCCTTGAGTGGCGGTCTGGACTCCGGTGCGGTTGCCAGCTTTGCCGCGCCGTCGCTGCGATTGCAGCAAAAGCCCCTTCATGCGTACAGCTATGTGCCCGTACAGGATTTTACGGATTGGACACCGTCGACATTACTGGCGAATGAACGGGCTTATATCCAATCCACCGCTCGATATGTGGGCAACATTCACGAAAATTACCTCGATTTTGAGGGGAAGAGCCCATTTTCAGAAATGGATATCTGGCTGGAATTGATGGAAGCTCCCTATAAATATTTTGAAAATTCGTTCTGGATCAGAGGCTTTTATGAAAAAGCACAGGAACAAAATGTGGGTGTGCTGCTAACCGGAGCGCGAGGTAATTTTACCATTTCATGGGGGCCTGCGCTGGACTATTATGCCCGTCAGCTTCGTCGTTTGCACTGGCTGCAATCTTTTCAGGGATTGTGGCAGTACAGCAAGCTGACCGGAAGGCGAGTATCCCATTTATTACCTGTGATGCTGAAAAAAGCGACCTCGCTCGATTCTCGTTCCTGGTTACGCGGCGGTAATCGGAGTCCGGTTCCTTCGCTCATTCACCCGGAGTTTGCCAAGCGGATGAATGTGGAGGACATTCCGACTTTGAGTGGAACCGGGTGGATGAAGAATGCAGATCAGACGAGAAAAGAGAAGTTCACGAATTTGGCGATTGCGAACAAAAATGGTATGGTCGCGACCAAACTGTCGCTGCGTTACGGACTGTGGGAACGTGATCCGACCGGAGACAGCCGGGTGATCCGCTTTTGCCTGTCGGTGCCCTTTGAGCAATACGTACAAAAGGGTCAGGATCGCGCACTCATTCGCGGAGCCACGCTGGATTATTTGCCTGATGATGTAAGGTTAAACCAGCGTGTGCGAGGTGTACAGCCTGCGGATTGGCTGCATCGTATGCTCCCTTGCTGGGAGACGTTTATGGGGGAGCTTCAACTGCTGTGCCATGATTTACATGCCGCCGAATTTCTCAATATCGATGTCATTAAAACGGCTATGGCGAAGTTTCGTCAACCGCGACCGGAGCAGGCGTCCGATCCCAACATACGACTACTGATGCACAGTCTGATTGTGTACCGCTTTATACGCGGATTTAATTGA
- a CDS encoding paeninodin family lasso peptide, which translates to MSKKEWQEPTIEVLDINQTMAGKGWKQIDWVSDHDADLYNPS; encoded by the coding sequence ATGAGTAAAAAAGAATGGCAAGAGCCAACCATAGAGGTGCTGGATATTAACCAGACGATGGCAGGTAAGGGCTGGAAACAGATTGACTGGGTATCTGACCATGATGCCGATTTGTATAACCCAAGCTAG